TTGGGACAAAAATTTTAGCGATGGGGATTTTGCCGATTTTATCGCTCCCCTCAAGCAAACCCTGAATTTATTCCACAACAAACCCGTCGATCCGCGTTTGGTTGCCATAGCTTTTCAAAAACTCAAAGAAGCCCATCCGGAAGCAGATTTAGAAATTATTGGTGTGGACAAAAAAGGCAAAAACCGCGATAAATTACATCTCAAAGTCGAAGCCAATACCAGCAACCAAGATGTGGCAACTCTCCATACCAATTATTTTGCCAATCTTGACGAACTCCAAGCCTTACCCCCAGCAGTTTTACAAGCAATTCTTGCCGAACGCAGTGCAGTAATTCGCATGTTAGCGGGACTGTTGGAAGGGAAACAAACAAATCAAACTTCTATCCAAATTCCGATTCAAAATTCACCAAATCAAAATCAGGAGAATACAACTATGAATAATTCAGGAAATAACCGCCATATTACTACTGGTCGTGATTATCGGGAAACCAATGTAAATGACCAAGGTACATACGTTGAAGGTGATTATTTTAATAACCCGCAACAAAAACAAACTCTAGCTGAAGCCGCCGCAGAAATCCAAAAATTACTCGAACAATTAGATAAAACCTACCCCAGTAATACCACCACGGGAAAAATGGAAATAGCCACAGGAGTAATCCAACATCTTGATTGCCATCCTGATTTTGCAGAACGACTGATGAGCGCAATCAAAGCTGGAAGCGTGCAAGCAATTGCCCAACTTCTCAACCATCCCGCAGCCGCTTTTGTAATTGGTGCATTGGACGATTGGCAAAAAACCAAGGAAAATTCGACAGTATCGTAAATCAGTCAACCTTCTAAAGCTCGGAAAAAACGGTGGTATCATGCCTAATAGAAGGAATTTGAGGATTAATAAGCTATGAAAACCCGTAGTTTTACAGTTATTCTTCATAAAGAAGATGATATGTACATAGCTGAATGTCCGGAAGTTGGTACTATAGACCAAGGAAAAACTATAGAAGAAGCGATCGCGGGTTTGCGAGAAGCAACTCGGCTTTATTTAGAAGAGTTTCCCCTACCTGAAACATCACCAAGATTTGTGACCAGTATTGAGGTTAGTTATGCCTAAGTTGCCCAGAATCCCTAGCAAAGAGGCAATTAGGGCACTTGAGCGTTTGGGTTTCGAGCAAGTTCGTCAAACTGGTAGCCATGTAGTCATGAAAAAATCGATCGAAGGGGAAGAAATTGGCTGCGTTGTGCCTTTGCATCGAGAATTAAAAGTAGGTACTTTGAGCGGTATTCTCAAGCAAGCACAAATAACAGTCGAGGAATTTATCGATAATTTGTAATCGTTGAAAATTCGTGCCTTCCTGCACCAACCGATTAAGAAGTTGCGGCAATTAGAATAATAAAGAAAGTAATCTATATATCAGACGAAATAGGGCTGCGATCGCCACGGAAATTAAAGCCGCAGCAGTGGCAATAATCAGAATTTTAGTTAGAGGGAAGCCTGCGTGTAACCAAGGTACAAAGGAAATAATTCCTAGGCTAATTCCAGGAATTAACAATAAATCCCATCTTTCAATCCAGCGTCGTGTTTGAGCAAAGACAAGAGTACCGATAATTGTGGCAGTCATTACCACTGTAAATAGGGAAGATTTAGACAAACTAAAAAGGGCGATCGCCATTAATCCCCCCTGAAACCCACTAAAAGCTGCTCCTGCAAGAATCTCTATGACTGAAAAATTAGCAACTGGCTGGATTCCTGCGGACTTTGATGGCTTTTTGACAACTTTCCCCGACTGATTCAAAGTATCAAATACTTCCTGAGCAGATTGATAGCGTTGATTTGCCGCAGGTAGAAGCATTTTATTGAGAATTTCCGTAAGTTGAGAACTGATTTTAACCTGCTGCTGCCATTGCCATTGATTACTGAAAGTATCAAAAAACTTGATAATATCCTGTTCTCCCGTGAGCAACATTAAACAAGTCACAGCCAAAGCATATAAATCAGTAGAAGGGTATACCTGTCCCCCCGACATTTGTTCTGGTGGGGCAAAACCCTGGGAATAAATTCCTGTAGAAGAACTTGCTGCACCAGGAGGAGAGTTTGTCACCTGCTTAACTGCCCCAAAATCCAGGAGATATAACTTACCCTGGCGATCGCGCATAATATTTGAGGGCTTAATATCACGGTGAATAATTCCTTGGGTATGCACAAATTGCAATACGGGGAGAATCGCTTGCAACACTTCCCGGACTTCTGCCTCGGAAAACTTTTTTTTCTGGTTCAGTTCTTCTTCGAGATTTTGCCCATCAATAAATTCTTGGACAATGTAAAAAAATTGGTCTTGTTTCCCCCCCTGTAAGCTAGGGACAATCATTGGGAAAAAAGCAAACAAATTCGGAATTTGCTCATGCTTATTACCAATTTTTTCTAATACCTCCGCTTCCCGTTCAAATAAATCCTGTGCCAATTGCTGCTGGGTGGGGGTAAGATTGCCCACAGGTTGAAACTGCTTAACTACACATTGACGCATTCCCGGAGTATGGCGATCGCGTGCCAAAAATGCCGTACCAAAACCACCCCTTCCTAGAAGTTTTTGGGGTATGTAACGCCCCACCAAAATCAAAGGCATACCACAGGTAGTACAGTATTTTTGCTGTACTGTTCTGATAGTTCCAGGATCATCTAAATCGGCAAAATGATTTTGGGGACGAGGGCAACCGGGGCGAGTGCAGTAGATTTCCATATAATAGTCACTAGTCAATAGCCCATTGTCAATGAGACAGTGCTGAGTACAGAACAAAGGGCAATGGATGATGCAGTAATTGCATAAAGAGTTTTACACATCACATTATTCTCGAATAATCTTTCCAGAGCCATACTTGTGTAATGATGTTTGTCCTTATAGTGACTGAGCATACAATACTTAAACATTCTGGTTGGGAATTCAGAATCTCCCAGGCGCTTTGCCCTGACTCTACAGCACTAATTGATAGCGACTCCTAGTTAAATCTTATTCCTCATCAGAATTGGGTGTATCCGTATCAAATGTAGCAATAGCTAGAGTTTTATGTGATGATTTTAGCGTATCCATACTCCATCCTGGTGCCGCGAATTGGGGCAAAATCTCCTTACTGAAAGCTTCTGCGGCTTTAGAACGGTAACGGTTGGGATTAAATATTAGCCATAGGGTACGCTTCACTACCACACCTTCAATAGGCGTACAGTGTAAAACACCCATTTGTAATTCCTTGGCGATCGCACTGGTAGAAACAAAGGCAGCTCCTAACCCGGATTGCACCGCATTTTTAATTGCTTCAATGGAGTTTAATTCCATCTCTACCTTGAACCTACGAGTATCTAAGTCACAACGACTCAAAACTTGGTCGATAACTTTACGGATAGTCGATTGAGAATCAAGGGTAATGAATTGTAATTTATACAAGTCGTCTTTTTGAATTGTTTCCAGTTTGGTAAAGGGATGGGAAACTGGTAGTATCAGCGCCAACTCATCTTCCGCATAGGGCACAATTTCTAAGGATTCTGCTAATTCTCCAGGAATTTCACCCCCAATAATTGCCAAATCTACTTGACCATTGACTACACTCCAAGCAGTACGACGGGTGGAATGGACATGGAGTTGTACCGCCACATCAGCATACTTCTGCCGAAACATCCCAATCATCCGAGGTAATAAATAAGTACCTGTGGTTTGAGATGCACCGACAATTAAAGTCCCCCCCTGGAGATTTTGTAAATCTTCGATGGCACGACAAGTTTCCTGACATAAGCTGAGGATTTTTTCTCCGTAACTTAGCAGAAGATGTCCAGCTTCGGTGAGTTGGGCACGTCGTCCACCACGATCAAACAAGGGCACATCTAGCTGTCTCTCTAGGTTTTGTACCTGTAAACTAACCGCAGGTTGGGAAACATAGAGACTATCAGCCGCACGCTTGAAGCTACCCTCGGCGGCGATCGCTTTGAGAATACGTAACTGATCTAAAGTAAATGGAAGGTCAGACATAAGGCTCAACCCACAAACAAGAAAGGAGCAGCATTGGTAGATAACCAGCGTTTCATAAGGTTCTAGCTGGAAGTTAGTAATTTATCGCATCTTAAACTTGGAGACTTAAACCGCAAAAGACAGTAACATAATTTCTTGAAGAAAGCCCCCTTTGAATACTTTGTGCTATTGATTGTACTTAGTTAAGTTTTCTTTATATTACTTCATCTATGTATAAGCCTTTACTCTAGTTCGGAAATTCCAGAGTCGGACGATTCCAGTCACCATGAGAAGATGGGACAATAGCTAACGGCTTCTATAACTACAACAACTCCCATAACTCCTGCACCTATTTTTTCATGGATATGATTCTGCCACCTTGGTTAACCCCCAGTCATTTTGTCATGTTCGGATTGCTATTTGCCTTTGCGATCGCCCATAGTGGTGGCGCAGCCCTCCGTCCTTGGGCAGAGAAACACATTGGAGCTAGACTTTACCGAGTTTGTTTTGCCCTAGTTAGCATCCCCATGGCGACTATCTTAATTATTTACTTTTTTAACCATCGTTATGATGGACTACAACTGTGGCAAGCGCAAGGTGTCCCTGGAGTCAAGGAATTCGTTTGGCTCTCCTCGGCGATTTCCTTTCTGTTTTTGTATCCAGCTACATTCAATCTCCTAGAAATTGCCGCCATTCAAAAACCCCAAGTCCATCTCTACGAAACTGGGATTATTCGCATCACCCGCCATCCGCAAATGGTCGGACAATTAATTTGGTGTATTGCCCATACCCTATGGTTAGGCACCACTTTTATGCTCGTCACCGATTTGGGGTTAATGTTACATCATTTATTCGGTGTCTGGCATGGCGATCGCCGTCTGCAATGGCGCTATGGGCAAGCCTTTACCGAAGTTAAGCAACGCACTAGCATCATCCCCTTTCTCGCGGTTTTAGATGGTAGACAAACCCTAAAATGGCAGGAATTTCTCCGCCCTGCCTATATCGGCGTAATTCTCTTTGTTGGGCTATTATGGTGGGCGCACCCACTATTGATGACAGCAACGAGTAAGGTAGAATGGTAATGTAGATAGCACCTATGAGCAGCAGCTACAAATAGCAACTGAATTAGTATTTCAGCTTAACAGTTGCTACCAAGTCAATGTAGGATCAAATAAAAGTAGTTGTCAGTTAAGATGCTTTCAGTTAAATTTAGCGATTTTGTCTTCAAATCCATCAGCTATGGCTTACCTTGGAAGTCAGCAACAGTAAACACCCAACTATTCCCACCAGTGTGCATTGCAAAAGCTTGATGAATTAAGTTTTTGCCATCCGTTTTGTGGTGTTTCCCTGACAAATAATCAAGTGATGTCATTTCTAAGTTGATACAAATCTGTAGTTGAAGATGAAGAAATGAACGGATAAAATCCTCTAGCTAGGGTTTTGACAAGTTTATCCCTTGTTTGTTTTTGCATGGAGAAACAGGTTTTAGGATTGAACTGTGAAAACATGAAATCTTCAACCTCTCTGATTTTCCCTGGTAGAAAAATACCTGACAAATGATTTTAATAGCCCAATACAAAATCCCCTAATCTCAATTAACTGAATACTCTTGCTAATAACTGATTCGATATGAAAACCATATAAATTTTAGAGGCATCATGGTGTTGTCGGTTAACGAGCGGACATTTACTCAAGAAGTTTTAGAATCCCCTATTCCTGTTTTGGTAAATTTTGAAGCACCTTGGTGTGGATTATGCCGAATAGTGCATCCTTTATTACTGAAGTTTAAGGCTCAATGTGGGGAAACCATTAAATTGGTTGATATCAATGCCGATGACAACTTTAAACTTTCAAACACCTACCGACTGACATCTCTACCAACATTACTTTTAATTGAAAGTGGTACTGTCAGACAGCGTCTAGAGGGTTTTCGGAGTCGGGATGATCTCATGAGAGCTTTGGAAGAAATCAAAAATACCTACAGTGGTTTATCGTCTACCTATGTTCCCCAAGCTGCTGATTTAAGAGTTCGTTAATCATCAAAATATTCAATAGATAATAGTGATTCTGGAATAATCCAACCCTCTATGGGCTGGGTTTT
The Calothrix sp. 336/3 DNA segment above includes these coding regions:
- a CDS encoding type II toxin-antitoxin system HicA family toxin, whose translation is MPKLPRIPSKEAIRALERLGFEQVRQTGSHVVMKKSIEGEEIGCVVPLHRELKVGTLSGILKQAQITVEEFIDNL
- a CDS encoding co-chaperone YbbN yields the protein MVLSVNERTFTQEVLESPIPVLVNFEAPWCGLCRIVHPLLLKFKAQCGETIKLVDINADDNFKLSNTYRLTSLPTLLLIESGTVRQRLEGFRSRDDLMRALEEIKNTYSGLSSTYVPQAADLRVR
- a CDS encoding LysR family transcriptional regulator translates to MSDLPFTLDQLRILKAIAAEGSFKRAADSLYVSQPAVSLQVQNLERQLDVPLFDRGGRRAQLTEAGHLLLSYGEKILSLCQETCRAIEDLQNLQGGTLIVGASQTTGTYLLPRMIGMFRQKYADVAVQLHVHSTRRTAWSVVNGQVDLAIIGGEIPGELAESLEIVPYAEDELALILPVSHPFTKLETIQKDDLYKLQFITLDSQSTIRKVIDQVLSRCDLDTRRFKVEMELNSIEAIKNAVQSGLGAAFVSTSAIAKELQMGVLHCTPIEGVVVKRTLWLIFNPNRYRSKAAEAFSKEILPQFAAPGWSMDTLKSSHKTLAIATFDTDTPNSDEE
- a CDS encoding NnrU family protein, coding for MILPPWLTPSHFVMFGLLFAFAIAHSGGAALRPWAEKHIGARLYRVCFALVSIPMATILIIYFFNHRYDGLQLWQAQGVPGVKEFVWLSSAISFLFLYPATFNLLEIAAIQKPQVHLYETGIIRITRHPQMVGQLIWCIAHTLWLGTTFMLVTDLGLMLHHLFGVWHGDRRLQWRYGQAFTEVKQRTSIIPFLAVLDGRQTLKWQEFLRPAYIGVILFVGLLWWAHPLLMTATSKVEW
- a CDS encoding type II toxin-antitoxin system HicB family antitoxin: MKTRSFTVILHKEDDMYIAECPEVGTIDQGKTIEEAIAGLREATRLYLEEFPLPETSPRFVTSIEVSYA
- a CDS encoding serine/threonine-protein kinase — translated: MEIYCTRPGCPRPQNHFADLDDPGTIRTVQQKYCTTCGMPLILVGRYIPQKLLGRGGFGTAFLARDRHTPGMRQCVVKQFQPVGNLTPTQQQLAQDLFEREAEVLEKIGNKHEQIPNLFAFFPMIVPSLQGGKQDQFFYIVQEFIDGQNLEEELNQKKKFSEAEVREVLQAILPVLQFVHTQGIIHRDIKPSNIMRDRQGKLYLLDFGAVKQVTNSPPGAASSSTGIYSQGFAPPEQMSGGQVYPSTDLYALAVTCLMLLTGEQDIIKFFDTFSNQWQWQQQVKISSQLTEILNKMLLPAANQRYQSAQEVFDTLNQSGKVVKKPSKSAGIQPVANFSVIEILAGAAFSGFQGGLMAIALFSLSKSSLFTVVMTATIIGTLVFAQTRRWIERWDLLLIPGISLGIISFVPWLHAGFPLTKILIIATAAALISVAIAALFRLIYRLLSLLF